The window TACTATGATGGTGGATACCTTGCCTGTattttactatgagaaattagtgggctacatgccttctagcttcgcggacttggtcttcgccggagaaaggatcgaGGTGGGTTTGAAGaggggaaagtttgattacatCTCCCTAATAGGTGCCAATAGTAGGAGGACCGGAATAGTTGGGGCaaagaagaaagagggagaTGCCCATACCGTCACTTCAACACCTGCATGGCCCAAGCCACCGCAAACCCCTCACGGTACCCACCAATATGCACAACATCACCCGAGTTTTTCGGTTCACGCCGAGGCCTCTTCCGATACAACACTCACCCAACCAAGGGTGCCCACACCCCCACAGGGGGGAGCTCTTCGGGCTCCGGCTCCACCTCGGCCTCACCCAACCAACAACACTCACTTTGGCACAAACACGGCAAGGAACTTTTTGCCAAGGCAGGCACAGATTTTCGCCCCGATCCCAATGACATATGGGGAACTCTTGCCATCTctcatcgccaaccaattgGTCGTGGCGGTCCCAGGAAAGATCTTCCAGTCTCCGTTCCCAAAATGGTATAACCCTAGCGCGACCTGCGCATACCATGGGGGGACCCCAGGCCACTCGATCGAATAGTGCTTGGCCTTGAAAAGCAAGGTCAAAAGCTTGATAGAGGCTGGGTGGTTGACTTTTCAAGAGGATGGGCCCAACATAAAAACAAACCCacttgccaatcatggaggggggggggggtggggcGGTTAATGCCATCGAGGTGAGTAGGTCACACGGGCCCAAGCTTTTGAAGGACGTAACGACCCCCAGAAAGTTTATCTACAAAGCCTTGCAAAAGGCGAGCATAATTCCCTGCGGCGGGCATAATTCCCTGCGGCGGGCACAGAGAAGATTCTTGCTTAATGCATCCAGGTGTACTCcatgacatggaaacatgttcgACAGTAAGAGATCTATTACAatggatgatagaccaaggccgACTTGAGGTCAGCAGTGAGAGGGAAGAGGAACAACATGTATACATGCAGTCGGCAGATGAAGAAGGACCTAAAAAGCCTAAACCCTTGGTAATACATTTCACCAGGGACACGGCTCCCCAAAGACCTCAACACCCCTTGACAGTGTCGGGCGGTAGATCTATTCCGTTTCCTTACAAGAACAACTGCGCAGTTCCGTGGAGGTATGCTCCTCCGAGCAGTAGGAAGGAAGAAGCTACCGACATCAGCTCACTATCGGACAAAGTGACCAATATCACCGGGCTAAGCGGCATAACCCGCAGCGGTCGCGTGTTCGCACCCCCTAGCCTGTCGATACAGCTCGCAAACACTAAAGGGAAAGCAAGGATGACCGAAGGACAAAATGTCAAAGTGATCCCCGTGCCGGACGAGGATGTTCCGATGAAGGATCTTTCTGAGGGACGAGAGGGCTGTGGCAAGAAGGAGGTATCACTCGAGGAGGCTGatgagttcctccgcattatccaacaaagcgagttcaaaGTCATTGAACAACTCAACAAGATCCCAGCTAGAGTCTCCCTTCTGGAactgctcatgagctctgagcctcatcgagcTTTGCTGGTAAAGGTCTTGAATGAAGCTCACGTAGCCCAAGACATTTCCGTAGAAGGCTTTGGGGGAATCGTCAATAACATCACAGCCAACAACTACCTCACCTTCGCTGAAGaggaaatccccgccgaggggagaggacatAACATGGCTTTACAtgtgtcagtcaaatgcatggaacaCGTTATGGCCAAAGTACTCATCGACAATGACTCAAGCCTGAACGTGATGCCTAAAAGAAtgttggagaaattgctatttAATGTTTCCCATCtaaggccaagttccatggtggtccgtgccttcgacggcagccGCCAAAAGgtaaggggagagatcgacctcccagtacagatagAGCCTCATACCTACCAGGTTAcattccaagtgatggatatcAACCCGGCCTATAGCTGTCTTTTAGGGCGTccatggatccactcagtgggagtcatCCCCtccacactccaccaaaagttgaagttTGTAGTGGAAGGACATTTGGTCATAGTATCAGGTGAGGAAGACATCCTGGTAAGTTGTCCTTCCTCTATGCCATACGTGGAAGCCGTGGAGGAGTCATTGGAAATGactttccaatcttttgaggtagtaagcattgcctccgtAGATTCCCTCTCTAGGCAGCCCCGCCTGTCCGATGCggcaatgatggtggcccgggtgatgCTGGGGCACGGTTATGAGCCCAGAATGGGTTTGGGCAAGAACAACGACGGCAGGACTAGCTTGGtaagcaccagaggaaaccgcgggaagtttgggttaggctataaacctatGCAGGCTGACATAAGGAAAAATATCTCGAAAAGGAAGAACAAAGGCCAAGGCTCGCGGTTGGGATAGCGAGCCAAAGAGGCCCCGTCGTGCCACATTAGTAGGAGCTTCATAAGTGCGGGTTTAAGACGCAAAGGTCAAGTCGCCGCGATATGCGATGATGACTCCCCGAGGAGATCGGATTTGGTATGACCATGCCCTCCCGGTTTCCAACTAGGAAATTGGTGGGTGGAGGAACGCCCAGACgtttacgcgacaagcataatgtaacctttTGTAGCTTTAaaactctacggttgggcctagACTTTagggtttccttttgttaaggcattatgccttttgttcttgaagttataataaagatctttcttcatctattcttgcgcctctacccattctcattcatttgcatgtttatttccttGTTACGCTTAAAACGATacagatccgacgacgagtcccacgaaggtactaataccgggGACTTGGTCgtcgatttcgagcaagaagCAAGTCCGACGGAGgatgaagaggacgaggatgtaGGGCTTCCCCTAGAGCTGGAGAGGATAATCGCTCAGGAGGATCGAGAGATGAGGCtgcatcaagaagagacagaactcGTAGACTTAGGAACCGATAATCGAAGAAGGGAAGTAAAagtaggcacgggtatgactaCACCCATCTGTAAAGAATTAATGGCCCTGctgaaagactaccaagacatctttgcctggttgtaccaagatatgcccggtttgagttctgataTCATACAACACTGACTACCTCtgaatcctgagtgttccccggtaaagcaaaaactgaggaggatgaagctcGAGACGTccctgaaaaataaaagaagtaaagaaacaatttgacgctggcttCTTGGCTGTTGCTCggtacccggaatgggttgccaacattgtgccagtccctaagaaggatgggaaggtacgaatgtgtgtggattatcgggacctaaaTCGAGctagtcccaaagacaatttcccTCTGTTGCACATCGATGTCCTCatggataatacggccaatttcgctttgttttccttcatggacggtttctccggctacaatcagataaagatggcgccagatgatatggaaaagaccactttcgtcaccctgtgggggacattttgctataaagtgatgtcctttgggctcaagaacaCCGGGGTAacctatcaacgggctatggtggctttgttccacgacatgatgcaccgagaaatcgaagtctatgtagacgacatgatcgccaagtataaaactgaggaggaacaccttgtcaatctgcggaagttgttcgaaaggcttaggaagtatcgattgaggttgaaccccgctaagtgcaccttcggggtcaagtcaggAAAATTACTGGGTTTCATTGTAAGtcagaaaggaatagaggtggaccccgaaaaggtaaaagccatccttgagattCCAAAACCATGTACCGAGAAGCAGGTCTGAGGTTTCCTGGGGTGTTTGAACTACATTGCCaaattcatatcacagctcaccgctatCTGTGAACCACTGTTCAAGCTCTTTCGCAAGAACCAATCCATCCACTGGAACGAGGActgtcaagaggcgtttggaaagatcaaacagtgcctcatgaaccctcccgtgcttatgccgccgGTGCTCGGgagacctctcatcttgtacatgacgattttggacgagtcaatgtGGTGCAtgttggggcaacatgacgagtccgggaaaAGAGAGCGAgtcgtctactacttgagtaagaagttcacggcctgtgagatgaactactccctgctggaaaggacatgttgtgtTTTGgtctgggcgtcccaccgtttaaggcagtacatgctgagccataccacctggctgatatccaagatggacccggtcaagtacatctttgagaagcctgctctcacGGGGCGGATCGCTCGAtggcaggttttgctatccgagttcgatatattctatgtcacccaaaaggcgataaaggggagCGCCTTGGCGGACTATTTGGGtcagcagcctctcaatgattatcaacccatgcatcttgagttcccggatgaggacatcatggcctcatTTGAAGAGAAGCTAGACAAGGACAGGGACAAGTGGATCATGTGGTTTGATGGGacgtcaaacgttctaggccatggtgTTGGGGCAGCATTGGtttctccggacaatcaatgtatacctttcacggcCAGGTTGGGGTTCAACTGCACCAATAACATGGCTGAATATGAATCATGCGCTCTGggcgtccaggcagcaattgacttcaacgtcaagctactcaaggtgtatggagactcggcgTTGGTAATTCACTAGTTGAGAAGAGAATGGGAGACTAGGGATCACAAAATGATACCCTACcaggcctatatcaaggaattggctgagttctttgatgagatctccttccatcacgttccccgagaggaaaattAAATGGCTGATCTGCTTGCCACtttagcgtccatgttccagctgacACTGCACGGagacctaccatacattgagtttaGGTGTCGCGGCAAACCCGCATATTGCTGTTTGGTGGAAGAAGAGCAGGACAATAAGcattggtatttcgacatcaggCGATACGTTGAAAGaaaagagtacccaccggaggcttccgacaacgacaagaggacgttaaggagattggcgaCTGGTTTCTTCTTGAGTGGAAGCATattatacaagagaaaccatgacatggttttgcTCCACTGCGTGAACGCTAAAGAAGCTGAgagtgtaacgacccgcctcgtcgctacggtatccacactctaatattcgataatttcaatttttataaaaagaactcccttaatttttgcttatgagaatagaagtgattttgtcacaacataaattcatccaacaacacgccattacttaagtgaatatgcataattacatagaaacaataattcggtacatgtcatacacataacaaaaattagggtatgacacctttgTTAGCTTATTTCAATCCCTAAAGTTTAAGGATCAATTATGTTCTCCACATATTACACACACAAATCCTTTATGTAGAACTACATAACAAAAGTTGTTTTCAGATTCAACTTGCTCAAGCAATTGAAAGTACAAATTAGTTGATGGACTCACCTATCTTTATATTTTGTGGAATCAAATGTAGGCACTGGCCACTGTAATTTCTTACATACTTCATATAACTGTGTAACATGAATCCAAAATGAAGTTAATCTATAGGTAGTTAATAAATTAACTGATTGTCGTTGGATTTGATTGTAACAGAATTACAAAATAGCATATAGGATAATCTTCTAGAGCCAATATCCTCTTGCCAAGTAATCATTGTCTTGGTTGGACTTCCTTGACGTAATCTTGCATATACTGAGGTTTGTTTGCTACACTTTTTGGTCTGTGATTCATATGTATGCTTTGTATGCTTTGGTCTGCTGATGATTTTGTTGGTGAGAATTGCAATTGTCATATGGTGAAATTGATTCGATGGTTTTATATGAAAACCAAAAACCCAGTCAAAAACTAGGTAAGGAATAGAAAGATTACTTCATGAATATAACAACCACAATAAAGTTGTATGGTTCAGGAGTCAAAATTCAACGATTAAAATCTCTTAGCCACAAATAAAGTTGTATGGTGGCAATAATCGCCCAACTGCATATAGTCATGGCAATTAAAATCCCTTAGTGTCACATATCATATGAAAATTTAACAAGCTATAGTAGTGAATATTGACTGACTCAAAGGAAGAATAACCAAATACGGCTATGAATATGAGTGTGATTGATTACTTCTCAGTTGTCGATGAAGGCAATCATATTTATAAACCATATTGCCAGCCTCTATAAAATTTATCccttgttttatatttaattaatctctGGTTAAGTTGGCACACACACGCACACCctcatgacacacacacacaaacaccctcatgacaaacacacacacaccctcatcacacacaaagacacacacacacaccctcatcacacacacacacacaccctcatcacacacaaagacacacacacgcACCCTCATCACACACACATACAGACCCCCTCATGACAAACACACACTcaccctcatcacacacaaCGGCACACACACATACTGtcatgatacacacacacacacaccctcatcacacacaaagacacacacacacacacgcactgatgatacacacacacactccctcatcacacacacacacaccctcatcacaGACAGACACACCCTCCTGATACACACACATACACCttcatcacacacacacaaacatacacacaccctcatgatacacacacacacaccctgaTAACACactaattttgttataaatgaCAAAATGTTCCTTTCTCCCAATCAGTGGGTTGGCTGGTGTACTCACAACCAAATCCTTCTTGGTTGTCACACATTCCATCCACCTCTGTCATACCTCTAACATATTCACAAAAGAAGACACatacccaactacaataataaagcataagcaccctCCAAACCcataatttgaaattagttacataaagaactgttgatgtcgatatttgtctgtaattgaaatttagattttgtatgttcttgtacgtcatcaatgtaattttctatataaacaaccgttgttcatgctgagtgaaccttagattcccgtttgagactgaatgcaatgattcttgcggacagtttgcattagtcattgtatttagtcttgaattgtccgtttggacaatttggggagactggtatttttatgttagattcattcgttaaggttattattattttgattaatttgatgaaatttcggttcaatgcatttcaagttgttctctgagtgcatacttgattatcgggaaattcatttcaccgatgtcatgtcgtgtacttggagaccaatgcgaaatgctgccaaaatttagtcaaaattttcaaaataatgctaaccctgacgtttgaagctaacataaaagacaatcttcctaaatgggatagggccacacctataaataaaaaaagtgagattttcatgcatggaattgcttagatggatcgaagttggatgaatgaaagtcgaatgagcccagaatatgaggatggcgtcgagcagttcttgcaatttgcttcagaaaaagGTCGacaaaatgaagaaggaaaatattattgtccttgcatcaactgtttgaatggaagacgacaactactggatgacatacgagaccatctattgtgtgatgggattaagaagaattacacaacgtggatatggcatggtgcaGTGACAGACAtgtagagtgggtcccaatctaaaacgtttgatgtagaaatgggagatctcttagaggacatgattcgtgaccttggacaagagtctttccagcaagcacacgcccatgtgtatgaaggattgtagagtgattcaaagaagcctttgtatacggggtgcaagaattccttaaccctgttgtctgtggtgttaagtctggttaatatgaaggccaggtatgggtggagtgacaaaagtttcacctcactgcttgaggtaatGCACAATCtacttccagaggacaacacgctgcctaaaacttactataaggcgaaaaagataCTGTGttcgatgggtatggagtatcagaagattcatgcttgccccaatgattgcatactatacaggcatgaattccaagaaatgtccaaatgctctatctgtgggacttcacggtacaaactGAAGGATGAAGGGGAAAgcagttctgatgaaaactcaaagaagggtcCTCCAgtgaaggttttgtggtatcttccaatcattccaaggtttaagcgtcttttcGCTAACGAGGACGacacaaaagaccttacatggcatgcaaatggaaggatttctgatggaatggtccgtcatccggctgattgctcgcagtggaagaagattgattgtTTGTATTTGAATTTCAGGAAAGAGCCacgaaatcttagacttggactagccagtgatggaatgaatccatatcgcaccttaagcactcaacacagttc of the Glycine max cultivar Williams 82 chromosome 13, Glycine_max_v4.0, whole genome shotgun sequence genome contains:
- the LOC102664777 gene encoding uncharacterized protein, which gives rise to MIDQGRLEVSSEREEEQHVYMQSADEEGPKKPKPLVIHFTRDTAPQRPQHPLTVSGGRSIPFPYKNNCAVPWRYAPPSSRKEEATDISSLSDKVTNITGLSGITRSGRVFAPPSLSIQLANTKGKARMTEGQNVKVIPVPDEDVPMKDLSEGREGCGKKEVSLEEADEFLRIIQQSEFKVIEQLNKIPARVSLLELLMSSEPHRALLVKVLNEAHVAQDISVEGFGGIVNNITANNYLTFAEEEIPAEGRGHNMALHVSVKCMEHVMAKVLIDNDSSLNVMPKRMLEKLLFNVSHLRPSSMVVRAFDGSRQKVRGEIDLPVQIEPHTYQVTFQVMDINPAYSCLLGRPWIHSVGVIPSTLHQKLKFVVEGHLVIVSGEEDILVSCPSSMPYVEAVEESLEMTFQSFEVVSIASVDSLSRQPRLSDAAMMVARVMLGHGYEPRMGLGKNNDGRTSLVSTRGNRGKFGLGYKPMQADIRKNISKRKNKGQGSRSDDESHEGTNTGDLVVDFEQEASPTEDEEDEDVGLPLELERIIAQEDREMRLHQEETELVDLGTDNRRREVKVGTDMPGLSSDIIQH